One part of the Schistocerca piceifrons isolate TAMUIC-IGC-003096 chromosome 2, iqSchPice1.1, whole genome shotgun sequence genome encodes these proteins:
- the LOC124776388 gene encoding cuticle protein 21-like codes for MACKLIVFVAALAVARAGYLGAPAVYAPGAPLAARAYAAPAYAAPAYAAAPAYAAYAAPALRAAPVAVAAPAIARVAAPVAVAAPALRAAPVAVAAAAPAAVAAEYDPHPQYSYGYSVQDALTGDSKSQHETRDGDVVQGSYSVAEPDGSIRTVDYTADPVNGFNAVVHKEAGAHPVAPAPVAVAAPAPVAVAAPAVARVAAPVAYAAPIARAAYAAPIARAAYAAPIARAAYAAPALAYGAGLGYGYAAPIARAAYAAPALAYGKALIH; via the exons ATGGCCTGCAAG CTCATCGTCTTCGTCGCCGCCCTGGCGGTAGCCCGCGCCGGCTACCTGGGAGCTCCCGCCGTCTACGCACCAGGCGCACCTCTGGCAGCGCGTGCGTACGCCGCCCCTGCCTACGCCGCTCCTGCctacgccgccgcccccgcctacgCCGCCTACGCTGCCCCCGCCCTCCGTGCCGCCCCCGTGGCCGTCGCCGCCCCCGCCATCGCTAGAGTCGCCgcccccgtcgccgtcgccgccccgGCCTTGAGGGCCGCCCCCGTTGCCGtcgccgctgccgcccccgccgccgtcgCTGCCGAGTACGACCCCCACCCCCAGTACAGCTACGGATACAGCGTGCAGGACGCCCTCACCGGTGACTCCAAGAGCCAGCACGAGACTCGTGACGGCGACGTCGTCCAGGGCAGCTACAGCGTGGCCGAGCCCGACGGTTCCATCCGCACCGTCGACTACACTGCCGACCCCGTGAACGGCTTCAACGCCGTCGTGCACAAGGAAGCCGGTGCTCACCCCGTGGCCCCAGCCCCCGTGGCCGTCGCCGCCCCCGCTCCCGTGGCCGTCGCCGCCCCCGCCGTTGCCCGCGTCGCCGCCCCCGTAGCCTACGCCGCCCCCATCGCTAGGGCTGCCTACGCCGCCCCCATTGCCAGGGCTGCTTACGCCGCCCCCATCGCCAGggccgcctacgccgcccccgctctGGCCTACGGAGCCGGTCTGGGCTACGGCTACGCCGCCCCCATCGCTAGGGCCGCTTACGCTGCCCCCGCCCTCGCCTACGGCAAGGCCCTCATCCACTAA